Proteins from a single region of Zavarzinella sp.:
- a CDS encoding DUF1559 domain-containing protein, whose product MTSLPIRGRRGFTLIELLVVIAIIAILIGLLLPAVQKVREAANRASCTNNFKQWGIAMHAHHDTVGTLPYGARSNPRTTWVVQLWSYVEMGNVANQYNINTHFYAAPNTITSTHNGPQSATSKVYYCPSDRGGPAYATGDIYWRARGNYAVNWGPIRQPSATLAPFAAPFGYRNNASRDQPLTSRFADITDGTSNTLMMSEQIMFSSDNNVDWRGDMLNDDDQCGRFMTLDQPNNGIDEIRAPYCTNMPAQGLPCTTSNNGKVSARSRHTGGVNVALCDGSVRFVRNGITLAAWQAVSTMNGGETLNLD is encoded by the coding sequence ATGACCTCTCTTCCAATTCGTGGTCGTCGGGGCTTTACCCTGATTGAGTTGCTGGTGGTAATTGCGATTATCGCCATTTTAATTGGGCTGTTACTGCCAGCTGTGCAGAAGGTGCGGGAAGCGGCGAATCGCGCATCGTGTACCAATAATTTCAAACAGTGGGGGATTGCGATGCACGCCCACCACGATACGGTGGGTACCCTCCCATATGGTGCACGTAGTAACCCCCGCACCACCTGGGTGGTGCAGTTGTGGTCTTATGTGGAAATGGGCAATGTTGCCAATCAATACAACATCAACACCCACTTCTACGCTGCACCAAATACCATTACCAGCACCCACAACGGGCCGCAATCGGCCACTTCAAAGGTGTATTACTGCCCCAGCGACCGTGGGGGCCCAGCCTATGCCACTGGCGATATTTACTGGCGGGCACGTGGTAACTATGCAGTCAACTGGGGGCCGATTCGTCAACCCAGTGCCACACTGGCACCGTTTGCTGCACCATTCGGTTACCGGAATAACGCCAGCCGAGACCAACCATTGACTTCACGTTTTGCCGATATCACGGATGGCACGTCAAACACGTTGATGATGTCCGAACAGATTATGTTCAGTTCAGATAACAATGTTGACTGGCGTGGTGATATGTTGAACGATGATGACCAGTGCGGGCGATTCATGACGCTGGATCAGCCAAACAACGGGATCGACGAGATCCGGGCTCCGTATTGCACCAATATGCCTGCACAAGGCCTGCCCTGTACCACCAGCAATAATGGGAAAGTTTCTGCCCGCAGCCGCCATACCGGTGGGGTGAATGTGGCTCTGTGCGATGGGTCCGTACGATTTGTTCGCAACGGAATCACGCTGGCCGCCTGGCAGGCAGTCAGCACCATGAATGGTGGGGAAACACTGAATCTGGATTAA
- a CDS encoding prenyltransferase/squalene oxidase repeat-containing protein codes for MAKFFTLLLIVVCTNVVVAPDALAQQRAPTREPFEDAVDRGLEWLSKNQSQDGSWMTGRAFGNINQGRGIREPAVTALAVMAFLSAGHVPGEGKYAEVIDKGIRYVTSSQHRNGLFAAQPTSQTIMYSHGICTLMLAEVIGMINSREVADRYREQLVAAIKLIRAAQCTNGLDSGGWRYRLQSLDSDISVTGWQVMALRAARNVGCDIPTDTIDGAVEYIKRCHDPLSGGYRYMRSAQVTVPCTGTSVLALELCGKEFHLSLEARRAGSYILRTENRLTQNRPHFFYGIYYTSQAMFQLGGGYWASYRKVLHQLLLSDFSPAEGGYWTSDSWDDRIYGVNYCTAMAVLALTVEYRFLPIYQRNEEPETPDED; via the coding sequence ATGGCGAAATTCTTCACTCTTCTTCTGATCGTAGTTTGTACCAATGTTGTCGTCGCACCTGATGCGCTGGCACAGCAGCGAGCACCCACCCGCGAGCCTTTTGAAGATGCGGTTGATCGTGGCCTTGAATGGCTGTCGAAAAATCAATCGCAGGATGGTTCCTGGATGACTGGGCGGGCCTTTGGCAACATCAATCAGGGACGGGGGATTCGCGAACCAGCCGTGACCGCACTGGCAGTGATGGCATTTCTTTCCGCAGGACATGTGCCTGGTGAAGGGAAATATGCCGAAGTGATCGACAAAGGCATTCGCTATGTGACCAGCAGCCAGCATCGGAACGGCCTGTTTGCCGCCCAGCCCACCAGTCAGACGATTATGTACTCGCACGGAATCTGTACGCTAATGCTGGCAGAAGTGATCGGCATGATCAATTCGCGAGAAGTGGCCGATCGATACCGCGAACAACTGGTGGCAGCCATTAAGCTGATCCGTGCTGCCCAATGCACCAATGGGCTCGACAGTGGGGGTTGGCGATATCGGCTGCAGTCATTGGATTCCGATATCAGTGTCACAGGCTGGCAGGTGATGGCGTTGCGGGCCGCACGCAATGTGGGGTGCGACATCCCCACTGATACGATCGATGGTGCGGTGGAATATATCAAACGGTGCCACGACCCTCTATCAGGTGGGTATCGTTACATGCGGTCCGCTCAGGTGACAGTGCCGTGCACAGGCACCAGTGTGCTGGCACTGGAACTGTGTGGCAAAGAGTTTCACCTGTCTCTGGAAGCCCGCAGGGCAGGGTCGTACATTTTGCGGACAGAAAACCGCCTGACTCAGAATCGCCCCCACTTTTTTTATGGTATCTACTACACGTCGCAGGCCATGTTTCAACTGGGTGGTGGCTACTGGGCCAGTTATCGTAAAGTATTACACCAGTTACTCTTAAGCGATTTTTCACCTGCGGAAGGTGGTTACTGGACCAGCGACAGTTGGGATGACCGGATTTACGGAGTGAACTACTGCACCGCAATGGCAGTGTTAGCCCTGACAGTAGAGTACCGCTTTTTACCCATTTACCAGCGAAATGAAGAGCCCGAAACACCCGATGAGGATTAA
- a CDS encoding sialate O-acetylesterase: MKNNIFLVVLWASLGSFLSAQEKLERGKDRVDIPAQAEGLILHNMFQSGMVIQREKPIRIWGWAEAGEKVSVTFGEQTQSAIAAADRTWKVELPAMQASSTPTKLLVQGQKQKIERDNILIGDIWVLSGQSNMEFEIAKVDNGDLEIASANFKNIRLFTMPHLNGFEPQKSFPILYQWSDWSSRHYRQGYWDLCTPETVRDMSAIGFVFARRIHLATQVPIGIVDVSRGGTTLETWIPTEVLKTVDTVEVKAKLAEWDAKVAAFDPQKDLEQRIKNFQDRAARLKAQGKELPPNSVAPSDLKPGPAFDQNRPGNCYASMLAPIAGFQVKGVIWHQGYNNALQPNGHVMYHQLFAKMIDAWRAAFQDPQLPFGIISLCTAGDPQDQDDYLERMVDEGIFIRAVQYQTFLELYKAGDKNIGFASSFDQRRSWYHPQIKVPVGERISRWALATQYGMAKQIRWLPPMLKEMFLEPGEMRLQLDSPAGPFNDGAIEGFAIAGPDGLFQPAKAEWLTKKDSQGKAQQNRSMIVLTSPLVPEPRYFRYAWGRNPLANLKSLDHTDLPFATQRSDTWTMAGMYEKYTQKKPVDPNLLDGREIGELRNALKTADLQRRLWLAKELLQSAEKPKKK; this comes from the coding sequence GTGAAAAATAACATCTTTCTGGTGGTTCTGTGGGCTTCGCTTGGTTCGTTTCTGTCTGCCCAGGAAAAATTGGAACGTGGGAAGGATCGGGTGGATATTCCCGCCCAGGCAGAAGGGCTGATCCTGCACAACATGTTTCAATCCGGGATGGTCATCCAGCGGGAAAAGCCAATCCGAATCTGGGGCTGGGCCGAAGCGGGTGAAAAAGTTTCAGTTACCTTTGGCGAACAAACTCAATCGGCCATTGCGGCAGCGGATCGCACCTGGAAGGTCGAACTGCCCGCGATGCAGGCCAGCAGTACTCCCACAAAGCTGCTGGTGCAAGGCCAGAAGCAGAAAATCGAACGGGATAACATTCTGATTGGCGATATCTGGGTGCTCAGCGGGCAGAGCAACATGGAATTTGAAATTGCCAAGGTCGATAATGGCGATCTGGAGATTGCATCTGCCAATTTCAAGAATATTCGGCTGTTTACAATGCCCCACCTGAATGGTTTCGAACCTCAGAAATCGTTCCCGATCCTCTATCAGTGGAGCGATTGGTCAAGTCGGCATTACCGCCAGGGATATTGGGATCTCTGCACCCCAGAGACCGTACGGGATATGTCGGCGATTGGTTTTGTCTTCGCAAGACGGATCCACCTGGCGACTCAGGTTCCAATTGGTATTGTGGATGTGTCACGTGGGGGCACCACCTTAGAAACCTGGATCCCCACCGAAGTGCTGAAAACGGTCGATACCGTGGAAGTAAAGGCAAAACTGGCAGAGTGGGATGCCAAAGTAGCAGCATTTGACCCACAGAAAGATCTGGAACAGCGAATCAAGAACTTTCAGGACCGGGCAGCCCGCCTGAAGGCCCAGGGGAAGGAATTACCACCCAATTCCGTTGCCCCCTCCGATCTGAAACCAGGACCTGCGTTTGATCAGAATCGGCCAGGAAACTGTTACGCCAGTATGCTGGCACCTATTGCAGGTTTTCAGGTAAAAGGGGTGATCTGGCATCAGGGGTATAACAACGCACTTCAGCCCAATGGGCATGTCATGTACCATCAGTTATTTGCCAAAATGATTGATGCCTGGCGTGCGGCATTCCAGGACCCCCAGCTGCCCTTCGGAATTATTTCGCTCTGCACTGCTGGCGATCCCCAGGATCAGGATGATTATCTGGAAAGAATGGTTGATGAGGGAATCTTCATCCGTGCGGTGCAGTACCAGACTTTTCTGGAGTTGTACAAAGCTGGGGACAAAAATATTGGTTTTGCCAGTAGCTTCGACCAGCGTCGGTCGTGGTATCATCCCCAGATCAAAGTTCCCGTGGGAGAGAGGATTTCACGTTGGGCGTTAGCCACCCAGTATGGCATGGCTAAGCAGATTCGCTGGCTCCCACCCATGCTGAAGGAAATGTTTCTGGAGCCTGGGGAAATGCGCTTGCAGTTGGATAGTCCTGCTGGGCCGTTCAACGATGGAGCAATTGAAGGTTTTGCGATTGCTGGTCCCGATGGTTTATTTCAGCCAGCAAAAGCCGAATGGCTAACTAAGAAAGACAGCCAGGGCAAGGCCCAGCAAAACCGCAGCATGATTGTGCTCACCAGCCCTTTGGTGCCAGAACCACGGTACTTTCGCTATGCGTGGGGCCGAAATCCGCTGGCAAATCTGAAATCGCTGGACCATACGGATTTACCATTTGCCACTCAGCGCAGTGATACCTGGACGATGGCTGGAATGTATGAAAAGTACACCCAGAAAAAGCCTGTCGACCCCAATCTGCTTGATGGTCGCGAAATCGGCGAACTGCGTAACGCCCTGAAAACGGCTGATCTGCAACGTCGTCTCTGGTTGGCAAAAGAATTGCTCCAGTCTGCTGAGAAACCCAAAAAGAAATAA
- a CDS encoding Gfo/Idh/MocA family oxidoreductase encodes MKNLSRRQVLHATSGLAAIGLFPHVGFTEEKPLPPVRLGFIGVGTMGRGHLGGFLGMNDVHVVAVCDVVKERRDDAQKRVLDRYKAAKKGTPPECASESDFRKILDRKDIDAVVIATPDHWHAIPAILAARAGKDIYCEKPLTHNIAEGRAIVNAVKKADVIFQTGSQQRSEFGNRFRRAVEYVRNGRIGKLKRVEIGVGGPAVPCTLPTQEIPEGTDWDTWVGPAAMRGYNEILCPKGIHKHFPAWRNYQEFAGGGLADMGAHHFDIAQWAMGMDESGPVEIIPPEKGTSGLKFIYASGVEMVHGAQADCVFIGTTGTIRVSRGKIESDPKEIVETPTGEKEWHVYPSNNHKRNWIECIRSRKQPICTAETGHRSATICHLGNIGYRLHKRLKWDPVKEQFDDAEANKLTSREVRAKWAII; translated from the coding sequence ATGAAAAACCTCTCTCGTCGACAAGTACTGCATGCCACAAGTGGCCTGGCAGCGATTGGTTTATTTCCCCACGTGGGCTTTACGGAAGAAAAACCATTACCCCCTGTTCGCCTGGGCTTTATTGGTGTGGGCACGATGGGCCGTGGCCACCTGGGTGGTTTTCTGGGGATGAACGATGTGCACGTTGTGGCGGTGTGTGATGTGGTGAAGGAACGCCGCGATGATGCCCAGAAGCGGGTGCTTGATCGCTACAAAGCAGCAAAGAAAGGCACTCCACCAGAATGTGCCTCGGAAAGCGATTTTCGCAAAATCCTGGATCGCAAAGATATCGATGCGGTGGTGATCGCCACACCAGATCACTGGCATGCCATACCAGCGATTCTGGCAGCACGGGCGGGCAAAGATATCTATTGCGAGAAACCGCTGACCCACAATATTGCTGAAGGGCGGGCGATTGTCAACGCCGTCAAGAAAGCTGATGTGATTTTTCAAACGGGCAGCCAGCAACGCAGTGAGTTCGGCAATCGCTTTCGACGTGCGGTGGAGTACGTTCGTAATGGTCGCATCGGCAAGTTGAAACGAGTAGAAATTGGCGTGGGCGGTCCGGCAGTGCCATGCACTTTACCCACGCAGGAAATTCCGGAAGGCACCGATTGGGATACCTGGGTGGGGCCTGCAGCGATGCGGGGATACAACGAAATTCTCTGCCCGAAGGGGATTCACAAGCACTTCCCCGCCTGGAGAAACTACCAGGAGTTTGCTGGGGGTGGCCTGGCCGATATGGGGGCGCACCATTTTGATATTGCCCAGTGGGCAATGGGGATGGATGAATCTGGCCCGGTAGAAATTATCCCGCCAGAGAAAGGAACCAGCGGCTTGAAGTTTATCTACGCCAGTGGCGTGGAAATGGTCCACGGTGCCCAGGCAGATTGTGTCTTCATCGGCACCACGGGCACCATTCGCGTCTCGCGTGGCAAAATCGAAAGTGATCCGAAAGAAATTGTGGAAACACCCACGGGTGAGAAAGAGTGGCACGTCTATCCTTCAAATAACCACAAACGAAACTGGATTGAATGCATTCGATCCCGCAAGCAGCCGATCTGCACCGCGGAAACGGGGCATCGCTCGGCAACCATCTGCCACCTGGGCAACATTGGCTATCGCCTGCACAAACGCCTGAAGTGGGACCCCGTCAAGGAACAGTTTGATGATGCGGAAGCGAATAAGTTAACCAGTCGCGAAGTTCGAGCCAAGTGGGCAATCATTTAA
- a CDS encoding YegP family protein: MAAKFEVKKSKNGQFFFNLKAANGQVIFTSESYEARAGATKGINSVKTNSKKDTRFERKESKKGEPYFVLTATNGEILGRSEMYKSKSSMEKGIASVMTNAPDARVDDLTQE; this comes from the coding sequence ATGGCAGCAAAATTTGAAGTGAAGAAAAGTAAGAATGGCCAGTTTTTCTTCAATCTGAAGGCAGCAAATGGCCAGGTGATTTTCACCAGCGAATCATACGAAGCACGTGCTGGTGCTACCAAAGGAATTAATTCCGTGAAGACCAATTCAAAGAAGGACACCCGCTTTGAACGGAAAGAATCGAAGAAAGGGGAGCCTTACTTTGTGCTGACTGCCACCAATGGAGAAATCCTGGGTCGCAGTGAGATGTACAAATCCAAGTCTTCGATGGAGAAAGGGATTGCTTCGGTGATGACAAACGCACCCGATGCCCGTGTGGACGACCTGACCCAGGAATAA